From the Anopheles stephensi strain Indian chromosome X, UCI_ANSTEP_V1.0, whole genome shotgun sequence genome, the window TCGAAACGGTTGCGTGCAGCGTACTGTACGCAATGTTCGTGCGCAATCCAACCATCCAGCGGTCGGCGTTGTGGACGGCCGTGCTAAGCTGCTTCCCGATCGTCACGTTCGTGATCGGCATCTGTCTGATGGTGGTGTTTTATCGCTACTGTCATCCCAACATTACCTCACGCCAGCTCGAGGCAAGAACCGAGGCGAGTGAATAGTAGGACCAGCGCCGGCTGCAAGACCAAAGAATTGCGGACGGGATGGGTCTGGCGCTATTACTTCCACACATCCACTGCGACGTAACGTACACTGAAGACTGAATAGCCTACCGGAGAATTtcgaaaggttttttttattatgcatTAAGGATAGTGATGTAGGTGAAAGGATGCGATGTCTTGTACATATCATATCCAAGGGAAGTGGAACAAAGGAATAGTAATAGCAGTTTGTATAATCCGCTCAGTATATATTATACAGGTAGTTTAATTTGTTATCTCCACCCTCCTTCAAATGAAGCTATAGTTGTTTAGAGATAAGCtaagaaattaaaattgttttaatagtTTAAGACGAAATGAATGTTGAAAGTTGTATTAAAACAAATCACTCCTAAAACTCATTTATGATTCCTAAATACAGTActtttgtaaataaaaaaaatagtcgaaaaTTCGTACTTAATTTTCTTGCAAAAGCACATATTACATCGAATAAAACTTATTTTCGTAATTTTACACGACGACAGCGAGTGGGTTCATCATTGTGAATGTGAAATTACATCCACCACCAAACCAGCCGTTCGTTCGCTATGAGCACACAGTCGAAGGTCAGCTGTTTACACGCGAAACGTCAAACCGCTCCGAAACCATAACAAAACAATCGTAATCGCTTTTTCTCCGCCGCCAGTGTGAGTGAAATCGAGCGAAAGATGCTGCAAAATACGAAAAATCTCCTGCGTTCCGCTACCAGACTCAGCTACATCCGTTTGCTGTAAGTagttcgtttccttttttgttcggttttgggtgtaaatttaatgttttgttcCAAAATTGTAGCCCCAACAATGTGCTCACAAACACCGCACCGTCGTCGTACagcacgctgctgctgctaccgcaCACCGATAACGCGCTCGTACAGCCGGTGCTGAGCCGGAAACTTACACCACCACAGCAACCCATCTGGAAGCGTACCATGTTCATCCAGACGCAGGACACACCGAACCCGGACAGTCTCAAATTTTTGCCCGGCGTATCGGTGCTGGAAAAGGGTCAAACGATGGATTTCCCGTCCGTATCGTCAGCCCAGTGTAGCCCGCTGGCCAAACTGCTGTTTCGCGTTGAGGGCGTGCGGGCCGTCTTTTTCGGCAGCGATTTCGTAACCATCTCGAAGCAAGAGGATGCCGAATGGCGCATCATCAAACCGGAAGTGTTTGCGGTGATAATGGACTTTTTCGCTTCCGGTTTGCCGGTGGTAACGGACGCAAAACCGAACCCGGACACCCAGTTcaacgaggacgacgacgaaacGGTGCAGATGATAAAGGAGCTGCTGGATACGCGCATACGGCCGACCGTACAGGAGGACGGGGGCGATATCATCTTCATGGGGTTCGACGATGGGATCGTGAAGCTGAAGATGCAAGGATCCTGCTCGTCCTGTCCGAGCTCGATCGTGACGCTGAAGAACGGCGTCCAGAACATGCTGCAGTTCTACATCCCGGAGGTGGTGTCGGTCGAGCAGGTGACGGACGAGGTGGACAAGATGGCGGAGAAGGAGTTTTCCCGGCTGGAGAAACAGATCCGCCAGAAGGAGGAGCCGCCGGCGGAGAACAAAACCTAGACGACACCGGCTGTAGGGGATGTGGGCGCCTGCTAGGTCATTTATTTTGTTCATTCTCTCCGTTATTTCGTTTTAGCTTAGTGTGATTTGCGTACGGTACAATAATGAAATGCAGAAATTAACAAATAGAAGAGCGTTTTGCGAGAACGGTCCTTTTAACATCGCTTTACCATTTTGCAGGGCGGTGCGAGAGTTTCCTCATCGGTTTCCTCCTCACTATCAAACTGCATCCTGTCGGTGGTCGTGGTAAGCTGTTTGTCGGTCCTTGTCCCAGCACTAAAATCATTATATGGCAGGGTGAGCATCGCTTCACCCTCTTCGCCACCCACCACCTCCTCATCGAACAAACGCTCCTCGACCGTCGTTGGTAGCAACGACGATAGATATTCCTCCTTGCGCATACGATCGATTTCATCCCCAACCACACTGAACCGGATGTCTCGCGCTTCCGGTTGAAGCTTGCGAAGGAACTCTATCAGCTCCGAGCTGCTGGCGTGCGACGAATAGCAGACGAACCACAGCTGCTTGCTGCACTCCAACCAGAACGGTTGGTCGCGTTGTAGGTGACGCCAGCGGCGTGCAGATGGCCGGATCGTTAGTATAAAGCTAGCGTTATGCTCCTGCTTTCGGCACACCATTTCACCCTGCAGCGTTACACCGTTGCAAGCGTGTATTCGTGCACCGAGCGCATCATCCGTAAACACGTCCCGTAGGGTTTCGAAATGCTGGTACGTCTCACGCTGTGCCGCGTAGACATGTATCCGTTCGCGCAGATGTAAGTAAAGCTGGTGGAACAATTCTTCCGACCCGTACAGAGCTGGCAGCCAAAGGGTAACGATATTCCGCCGATCCGCATCCAGCCACTGTGAGCAGATCGTTCTGATGCGGTTCATACTTTCCTGGCGCGTCGGAAAATAGGTATAATCCTGCTCGAGAAAGGTTGTGTCGAGGTAAACGATGGTGGGACGTATTTGATCCTGCTCTATAACGGCTAAACTTTCCGCCGACAGCCGGAAATCGCCGGTGTACAGCAGTCGGATGGTTTTCGTCTCGAAGTAAAACATTACCGAACCGGGACAGTGTTCGGCCGGGATGGTGCGTACGCACAGCTCGTACCGATCCTCACCGGTCGGTGGCGTAACGGACAGGGTTAGTCGCTCCCGGATCGGTACCTTGTACACCGCTTGATTCGGGTACCGGAACCCGACAATAACCGCCGAATGGGGGCTCACGTAAAGCGTACCGGGCAGTGGGTGGTTCGGCGACAGCCCGTACATATGATCGAGATGGCAGTGCGAAAGAAAGAACACATTGGCCCGGTCCCGTACCGTCTCGTCGAACCGATCGATACCGATACCGGGCAGCTCGGGAATGTAGCCTGGGAATGTACTCATGGCTGGGCAGGGGGCGCTTTTGATCCTTCTGCTTCGTTGCCCCGGTGGAATGATACGGCACGACACTCGGAATCCGGGCTTTCCGGGCCTTCCCGTGCTGCTCGCTGACTTTGCTTCACAGGGCCAGCAACGTTTGGGGCTGGAAATTCCTCCCCGtacgaataaataaaaaacaaacggatGACAGCAACAATTGTTTTCTAGAGAGGTTcggatttaaaaattcaaaatcagTAAATAAACGTTACATTTTTAATTCGAAAAAAGGCAATACACAGTCAAACACCTTTCACACTCGCTGCTGTAAGTGATTCGGGGAAAAACAGCCtcggaaaattatttttgcgTTGGAAATAAAGCTTGCTCCCTtctggaaaataataaatcaaaacaatctgAAAACGAGCAATCCGGTGAAGCTATTCGCTCCGCTCTCGGAGCGGATTGAATCGTTCCGTAGAATGAGACATCACTACAGTGTGCACCGTTTCGCCATGTTTTCGACCCGTTCGCGTGTCGATATCCGAATTTAGCAAACAGGTAGCCGCAATGTGGCACTAGAGCAAGCGAGACGGAACGAAAACAAGGCAACGCGACGCAGCAATTGCATGAATGAgattaagaaataaaaataaaacaatttttcatcttcatttTACATTAAATCTGAAACACATTAAAGAGTTGATTGGATTGTGGTTTAAAAAGTGTAGCAAAAAATAGCAtaataagtaaaataaatgcaGAGAAACAAATCGTGCAAATCGTTCCTGCTCCATCTCTTTCACACCAGGCCAGGGCAGGGCTCGTGGTTGTCGGTTGGATTTTCCTTTTCGCATATAAAATTGTAgataaatattattaatatctttaataattaataattcgAAGTACATTTCGTGAGCAATCgtatcataaaaaaaaatcattttttgtatattttcgATGGTGTATCTTTCGTTGGAGCGAAAAGTTGTCGCAAGTATGGCGAGCGAAACGATAAAACGCTTACCGAGCAACCCCTGCTGACAACATCTTTCTTCGCGCGAATATCGGCGAACAGTCCAGCCCCAACGAGTCCGTCGACGAGACATCCGAACCGTTCGTTTCCGTGTGTGACGACGGAAAGCATAGAAATTGCGCTGTGCGCTCGCAGACACGGGTTTTCCTTGCCCCACCCGCTCGCGTTGAGTTTTCATCGGGTAAGAGGCACCCACCGGGCAGTGTTGTATCGTATCCCGGTGAAACCGATGTACACGCGTTCAATCACAGTACGAACCGCGACCGTGTACCGTACGTGTACGCAGCAGAGGTTCCACGCGTGTCGAGTGTCTACCCAGTCCGGGAACCAGTGAAAGTGCGCGTCGAACGGTCTTTCTTCAATCAAtcgcaacacaacaacaaaaaacatcgCTCACCGCCCCGGGTGGGTGGGTTTTGCGCTAGGGTGTGTGGGTGCAGACGGAAAAGTGGGGAAAATTTCGCTCGTCGCGAGAAAATCCGATCAGTAAGACGGCAATCGAATACGAGCACCAGCAGGCAGTGAGTGTCGGTTCCCCGTCAGAGGGTGGTATGAAAATTTGctagcatacacacacacacaggcgcggGATTCactagcagcaaaaaaacgtgTTTTTCTTCCGAATCTTCTTCACAACACTTCAGAACGGCGTGTATGCGGTGTTTGGATAACAGTGGTGCGGGAGGTGAAACTTGAAACCCCAGCACCAAAAACGCAACACGCAGTTTTCCTTCACctagagaagaaaagaaaaacaaagaaacagggAAAACGGGATAAAGCCAACCGAATCGAACGTACGTGTGCGTTACCTTAGCGACCCTTGGTGATTGCCTTGGCAGCCGtgctgtggtaacttttccgTGGGTGATTTAGCAAAAGAAAGGGGGCCCGTGCTCCGTTATCCATCACTAGGCTTTCCGTGGTCACCGTTGTGTTAAAAAATGTGCTTCTCCTCTTTCTTCCAGTCCAGTGCAAGCTAGCAGGCGAGAGGTCCACCAAACCTCGGTCcaacagcatccggttgctatatctgtgtgtgtgtgtgtaactgTGTGTTTAAGAGATTGTGTTTTTCCGCGGTTTCCGGTTTTTTCTTGCAATTGTTACCCTCCCCGTTCCCCATCCCATCCTTCCCCGTCGTGTGCCGTACGGTCGTGCGTGACAATTGTGTGCACGGCATCATGGCGGCCACGGCCGAGAAGGAGCCACCGGCGACGACGGTACCGGAGGCGGCAACGGTGGCGGGAGGTGTGACGGCCGCCCCGTCCCGTGGTGCTGGCGACTCGAAACGCAACAACCAAACGGCAAACAATCAACCGGACGAAATACACTACGTCAACCCGTTCGTGCACAAGCTCGTGTGGGACGATCCGGTCGACAAGGCGAAGGTAATTGGCGGCAGCGGCCATTTCTGATAAGTCTTCCGATTGTCTGTCATCTGCATTTATTGGGAtattgtgtgtatgtgtgttttgatcTTAAATGCAAGAATGTATCGGAAAGGAATCGCGatacagcgtgtgtgtgtgtgtgatttggtGTGAAGACCTTCCCTGCAAAAGGCGCAGAAACGAAGAAGCTCCCGTCAATCTTCAAGGCCttcgagtgcgtgtgtgtgctcttgtatgcgtgcgtgcgtgcccaTTTTTTTGCGTCGTTTCCAGCCACTTCTAGCTTTGTATCGAAATTTCGCTGATGCTATTTGACAGctggagcagcaaaaaatgtCGTGTGACGTAtgcggatgctgctgctgctgcttcgattCCAtctcatttgtttatttcacgtattttttaacataaaaatgTTGATTGGATGGTAATGAAGAAACGGTATTCATTCTATGTGTATCCACTTCCGGTTACCATGTTAAGAATCCCCTTTGTTTTGTAGCCTGTATTTATGTTGCACTTGGGCAGTCTCCGGTAGCGGCTCCGGCCTTCATACAGCAGATCCGGAgctcgaatcccatccgggatAATGccctccatagtgaggactaaccatccaactacgtggtatcaataagtctagtaagccataagACGCCCGCCATGAGTTAGGCtgggtcgttaagccaagaagcaCTTCCGTTTTACCGTAATTGCACCCGTGCGTGGGTGGGCGTATCGATAATAGAAAGTGGCGTTTCTTTCCCACCTCTTAACTGTCTTTTTAAGTTAGGTATCCCGGATGTATCAAAACAAAagtcagacacacacacacacacacacgcgcagtatttttattgcagaatggaaggaaatgcaTTTTATTGGAAGTTTCCGTGCACTCTATCTTCTGAAGAATGTACGTTATCGAAGGGGAAATTTCTGGATCCGTTGTTCGGTCTCAGTGCTGCTACCCAGTTTGCGTCACCCGTTCGCTCGGTGCACTTTCATCCTGTCATCCGCTTTCACGTCACCACGTCACGTCTAGAAAGCGACGATAGAACATCTGCAATATCCGTCGCACCTACACACGAAGGTCACCATATATCTGCATCCAGATCTGTGCCGTGCGGTTGTTCCCTATGCGGGGAGGCTCTCagtagaaaacaaacaaaaaattgggaAACCAAACCTCAAAGGACTATTTTTAGCCATCGTTCACAATGTACTCGTTACTGgtgggagaaagaaaaatccttCACCTCCTGatcctgattttttttttgcgagatGCACACAGGAACCATCATTGTGTCCCGGCAATcgaacaaacaagcaaatgcATCCTCAGACATTAATCTCCAGCATAGTAGTAATCCGCAATAATTCATCACCGTTAAGCTATTAATGGACATTccttatccctttttttcttttttgctccctaGACCGCCCTGTTGACGGTGATACTGCTGCCATTCCGTGTAGTGCTGATACTGGTATGTCTGGTCGTGGCATGGGCCCTCGCCAATATAGGGCTTTACGGGCTGTCCAAAGAAGATCTGCGTAACAAACCGTTGGCTGGATGGAGGCGGTGAGTATTGGATTTGCGGGTGCGAATTTACACTGTTACTTCCAGGAATTCCCCTTTCCCGCAAATGTGATGCCATTTGCTTCAAGGTTTTCTCTTGAACCAGCCAAAAACCTCCCGGCTCGTTCGAAACGTACACAGACCAGTAGTGCTAGAATATACTAACGAAATTGATGTGTGTAGTTTAACGAGTTTTACTAATTGCAAAGTTCTTTAGCACTCCACAACACTAACCGTTGCGTGGGTCACCCGTCCTAAAAGCGCGGGTAGAGTCTTCCGATGGGGTTCGAACTTTGTTTGATTGGGCTTATACCGATGGTCCAAAGGCGCGTCCAGCTGACGATGTAAAACAATATTCGAACAATCCACCTCCGTGTAGGTCGCTCGGTACGGGCAGAGTTCGCGGGCTTAACCTCGAGTGCGGCCGGGTGCTTCATTAATTCCGAACAGAACATTTGTCCGTGCCGTTGCATTCGGTACGGCAGAACGGTTCAACGAAATtgaagtaaagaaaaaagagacatACTCCTCCATGCCGCCAAGCGCCGTTGTACAAAGCGTATCAATGGTTGCGATTGGATTCGCTTTCCCTGACAATACGTGCACGTGTCCATCGTCTGTACACCCTTTCGCTAACCTCTACTAACATCCCACCGGGTACAGTGGCAGTTGGCAACAATATGGCGGCAATACCATGTTCCCGCCACGCTATGTTTATTGTCCCGATTGTTGTTGCCCACGTTACGGGGCAGGTGTTGATGTGACTAACTTTCCTCTAACACTCTCGGCGTAACTACATGTGCACGGGTAAGGCAACAAGGAGCAACTCCTAATGATCTCGTCTCCAGTGTATTAGTTCACCTTAGCAAAAGGGAAAGTTGTGCACCCTGGCTGGCTGCTGACGTCCAGGGAAACTTTGTCTCGTCGCTGTTGTTGAAGGAACCCGCCGtccaacaatttttaattagcGGATTTGGCTTTCGTTCCGGGGGGGCCAGACTTTCGTCATGAGGTACACCGAGCCTTTTGTACCGCGAATGACAATTGTCATTCACAGTGGGATGCGCTTTTCAACCGAGATCCGGGGCAGGATCAGTCTAATTAGTTCCTCTGGAGATTGAAATGGTTGATGTATGAGCCCCGGGAGATGTTGCTGTATCCATTACGATGCATAGGAAAATTGATTATGTGAAACTCGGTTCGACAATTGTGGAGTTCCTGGgatattaataattttatacaTTCCTATGCTCTTATAGACTTGTAGCCCATTGTTTGATCTATTGTATCCAATATTGTAGACTTTCAACATCAAAGTTAGGCATTATGTTTCAAATAGTTTAGCTCAACAGAAGAGAACAGATCTCCTAGTATCTCTTCTTCGTATCACCTCCAGCGCTTGAAGTACCTCCTAGCTAATAACCTCCAGAGATCGGAGTTCTTGAAGTACCTTGTAGCTAATCACCTCCAGAGATCGGAGTTCTTGAAATACTTCCTAGCTAATCATCTTCAGAGCTCGGAGTTCTTGAAGTACCTCCTAGAGCGATCCTAGAATTCCAGACAATTTAAAAGATGTATTCTCACCTGATTACAAGGTCCCCCCATCCATCCAGCTATGTCCGAAGATTCAATTACaattctttctcgctctctttatTTTCCCATTCTTCCCTTCCGTACCCCAACATTCCCCCGCCCACACCGCGGCTACCACCTTCGCTGCACCGTACACAGCCAGCTGCGTCAGCTTACCGCGCTCGTGATGCGCACCCTATTCCTGTTCGGCTCGTTCAACTACATCCGGTACAAGGGGGTGCGGGCCTCGCCAAAGGAAGCGCCCGTTATCTGTGTGGCGCCCCATACCGCATTCTACGATTCCGTTTGCGTCGTCCTGTTTGGACCGTCGGCCGTCGTCGCCAAGTACGAGACGGCTTCGCTACCATTCTTTGGAAGTAGGTTTTACGCGCCCCACTCCCAGAGCACCCCGAAATAgcgctgttgttgctttttttaatgcttgtcccccccccccccccatatcACCAAAAACCACCCGCAACGCCGCTCACCGCCTGCCTCatgtttgtattttatttcgcgaaccgaaccgaaccgaactgcAAAGATGTGTGTCTACTTTGAGTGCATAACAAGTCATGCTGGAGGAAGGTGGAAGAGGCTCTTTCTCTCGTGGAAAGAGGGGAAACATTAATAGGGTTTCCGAGACGAACCTAATAACGTTCCAGCCATTGCTGGACACTGCTCAAGATGAAGTGGACAATTGACAGGTCAAACTGCGGACTCTGTGTTTGCAATGAGCTGGATCTTGAGTAGCGTCCAGAAAAATGGCTGGAAGAAGACTAGTTCAACTAGACTAGagaggaaagagaaaaagagcaCCACAAGGAAAGAAATGGAGCTTCTTTCATCACAATTTGCCACTTAGGTAATGATCTAAGGAGTCCCACTCACAATAGCTGCATTTTTCCTGGAACCCATTCAAGGACCAAAATTGTCCacttcaacacaaaacactccAGCTGCAATATTGCTCCATTCAAACAAAAGTGTCATACTAAAAACTGTGGGCCTTATATTGCGTGCTTCTCACTGTGCATGTGTGCGATTgagcgtgtgtctgtgtgtgtgttcgataTCGTGTACAATAGGAGACGTATCCGGGGGATGactaaacctttttttcttcctgcaccaccatcaccacacagCTTTTATGTTTTACTTCCGAAGACTTTTGGATCTCCACGCCGGCCCTTAAGCTGACAGCAAGACGTTTACTGAAGGAacgaaaaagggagaaaacgagacaacgagagaaaaaaattacaCCCATCGAACATACGAAACTGCATCTCCATCATCAATGTCTCATGCATGCACTTTTCTCTTCCTTAGTTTTATTACGTTCTCTCGTTTCAATCCCCCTCTGTCAGCGAGATATCCCACTATGCTTTCGTATCACGTGGTTCCGCCATTTTGAtcccagcaacaacaaaaaaatcctcatcATTCTAGTCTTTTTTGGGAGTTTGATAATCAGGATTGCTCACCAGATAGACATCTCTTATAAtttattaccctttttttcttaataCAGCTTCAAATAAAAGATGCTTTGGTGGGAGATATCGTTTTCGGTCGTTCCTATACGAatggctttatatgtacataaAACAACCCTTAAATTTGACTAAATTACTAACCACCATTAAAGTTTCCTTCGCTTTCTCATGAAATGTACatactttaatttttttcgtATGCTTTTCTTGGGccgggtgtgtgcgtgtgtgccgtTGACCTTTCAAGCGATGGTAAAATTGCTGAACATGAAGGTTCATTTGTCGCCTCCCCTATAACTCCGCGGTGAAGCGCATGCGAAAGCTGTCCATATAAATCCATGGACGGCTACTTGCCATGTCAGCTGTTCCTCGCgtttcaatgttttatttgGTGTATTGTGactaaattaataaaaaaacaactccccTATGAAATGCTTACCCATCACTCCAGAGTGCTACTAGTACTTGTGTACACAGCTTGCTGTTGCTACGTCaatttgcacaaacattccaaCGAATGATTTGCCAAGGTGTCAAAGAAGGTGGGAAAACTTCACACAAATTTAGTTACATCCATCCCGTGCCTGAGTTTCTCTAACAGCAGTGATCATATCCATGCTCCACGTATACTTATCGTGCTTGACAGTTCGATGCTTGACAGATAGGTGACAGATCATTTCGATCGGTGGGATCATATTGATCGGCGGATGATAAAAGCCAGTAGCAAAGCTCATCTTCATTCTCCCACTCATTCTCATGGcgtatttttctctctctctctctttttcttctctcttctctttctctctctctctttcttttttctttctcttttttgctcGCCCCCATCTGTGAATATTGGGTTATGGGTGATCTACACCGTCCATTGCCCCCATCTCATCATCCGGgtgatgtgtatgtgtgtgtgtgtgcggactTCTATTTGGTTTTACTTTCACATGCTCCGATGTAATCGTCCATAATCCGACGTAACTTCAATCACACTCACGCATGCACTGCCTTGCCTGCCTACCCACCTCCCCCCTCCTGTTCGCATCCGTGTCGCGCccgcatttttttgtttcctcatctttctcttcttctctcttctctctctctttcacacacacatacacattcacACGTTTATTTGCAATACCGACCCTAAAAACGACCCCTGGACCTGTACGATACCTTGCCTGGACGACGACCGGTACGCTGCGACATCGCGGACTCGTGTATACGATCCTGTCGATCCTTCACCGTTGGACAACTCGGACGTATCCTGGAACTGATAACTGGAACTTCTCACCCTTGACGACCTTACCCCTCACCCCCCCTCACCCCGCGCTTCCATTTGATCTCCCCTCTTGTGTTCACACATCCGGAACCCCGGGGGGGGCGGTCATGTGACACTGACTGACTATGACACAAACGTTGCGCCACTCGCACTGACCCGGAGCAGGTGCCTCAAGAGGCCGCTCGGCGAATTCGCCACGCTCGCCTACACCTGCGCCGGACTGGGTATTACGATCCGGGGTCGGCAGGCGAGCCGTACCGAGGCGCCGGTACTGGTAGTGTCCCCGCACAGCTCCTTCCTCGACGCGGTCATCATCTACTTGACCGGGTTGTCCAGCCCGCTGGTACGAAACGCTGACCGCAACCTCGGCAGTAAGTGTCAGAACCATTTGATTATTTTGTGtcgttcttttgtttttttcttccccatcCTTTCCCATTCTTTTTCTTACTTCGAGTTATGTCCTCCTGTCTTCTGTTTACCACTCTCTTACTTACAACCCTCaaacttttccttcccgtGTTTGGTAGATCCTTGTCTAAATTCAATACCCTATTGTCTGTCTATACTATCGCTTTCAATTCTACCAGCCAGCTACATGCGTCCCTGTTTCGTGGTGACTTGCTGGCTCCTACAGTGAGTTTATGGCGTTTTATTTTCTCAGGAACAGTGTATGCAACTCGAAGCAGAACATTTTCTCTTCCTGGAAACATTCCAATTATCGATTTCAGTTTTCGTCTGCCTATACTTGTGAGACTGGTGTTCAGACCATCTCTACCTCAGCATCCAGCATAGCGTTCAGTTTGATCCTAAGATATGTCCAGCTAGATAACCTCAAATATTATATCCTGAACTTCaacttatttttaaactcTTTTACTGCTGAACTCTTAACAATTCTTGGACTTGGAATATTCTGCTCAAATTCAGAGAGAAATTAATAAAACGCCACAAACGTTGTTCCGGAACCTAATCCATTTCGTCGTCCTTTCCAGTTGCCATAACCTCAAACCAGATCCAAAGATATCACTCGAGTGAGGAGTGCTGAAGTATGGACACTTGCTATCTTCCAGTGTCCAGTCCCCGAAGGTCCCTCACGATTCCGCATTCCACCAACATATAACTCcaatcatccatccatccatccctcCATCCAAAAAGCTTTTATACAAACCCATTCGCAACGCTTCGTCTAGTTGCTGCTTCCGTCTTCTACCACCACTACCTTATCatttgtgtgctt encodes:
- the LOC118515902 gene encoding NFU1 iron-sulfur cluster scaffold homolog, mitochondrial-like, which produces MLQNTKNLLRSATRLSYIRLLPNNVLTNTAPSSYSTLLLLPHTDNALVQPVLSRKLTPPQQPIWKRTMFIQTQDTPNPDSLKFLPGVSVLEKGQTMDFPSVSSAQCSPLAKLLFRVEGVRAVFFGSDFVTISKQEDAEWRIIKPEVFAVIMDFFASGLPVVTDAKPNPDTQFNEDDDETVQMIKELLDTRIRPTVQEDGGDIIFMGFDDGIVKLKMQGSCSSCPSSIVTLKNGVQNMLQFYIPEVVSVEQVTDEVDKMAEKEFSRLEKQIRQKEEPPAENKT
- the LOC118515886 gene encoding protein artemis-like, giving the protein MSTFPGYIPELPGIGIDRFDETVRDRANVFFLSHCHLDHMYGLSPNHPLPGTLYVSPHSAVIVGFRYPNQAVYKVPIRERLTLSVTPPTGEDRYELCVRTIPAEHCPGSVMFYFETKTIRLLYTGDFRLSAESLAVIEQDQIRPTIVYLDTTFLEQDYTYFPTRQESMNRIRTICSQWLDADRRNIVTLWLPALYGSEELFHQLYLHLRERIHVYAAQRETYQHFETLRDVFTDDALGARIHACNGVTLQGEMVCRKQEHNASFILTIRPSARRWRHLQRDQPFWLECSKQLWFVCYSSHASSSELIEFLRKLQPEARDIRFSVVGDEIDRMRKEEYLSSLLPTTVEERLFDEEVVGGEEGEAMLTLPYNDFSAGTRTDKQLTTTTDRMQFDSEEETDEETLAPPCKMVKRC